From Streptomyces sp. NBC_01460, a single genomic window includes:
- a CDS encoding TadE family protein → MTIMRRAGTGIPGRLRAGSDGRRARDRGQTAIEFVGVTPLIILVAVALWQCALIGYTYSLAGNAADEGARAGTGAPFARGVACQRAAEEDLPDAWAEGADISCRSEIGMYRAVVSLKVPVMVPGVLDFPMTVEGDAAAVKEG, encoded by the coding sequence ATGACCATCATGCGGAGAGCGGGTACGGGGATACCCGGGCGGCTACGCGCGGGCTCGGACGGGCGACGAGCCCGTGACCGCGGTCAGACCGCGATCGAGTTCGTCGGAGTCACGCCACTGATCATTCTGGTGGCGGTCGCGCTCTGGCAGTGCGCGCTGATCGGTTACACCTACAGCCTCGCGGGCAACGCCGCGGACGAGGGAGCACGCGCGGGCACCGGCGCACCCTTCGCCCGCGGGGTCGCCTGCCAGCGGGCGGCCGAGGAGGACCTTCCGGACGCCTGGGCGGAGGGCGCCGACATCAGCTGCCGCTCCGAGATCGGCATGTACCGGGCCGTGGTCTCGCTGAAGGTGCCCGTGATGGTCCCCGGCGTACTGGACTTCCCGATGACCGTCGAGGGCGACGCCGCCGCGGTCAAGGAGGGCTGA
- a CDS encoding response regulator transcription factor, which translates to MPDDISHAPGQSWVAQNHASQHSSPQADPPSSEQSSAGFPVPQRSAAPEELPAFPTGPGAPVAAPLRVVVADDNPVVRAGLGVLLSGRADIEVVAEAADGRQAYDEAVRHRPDVVLLDVRMPGVDGISALPHLVQVAPVMMLTYSRESEVVHEALRLGAGGYLVHGEFTADQLVQAVRDTRAGRAHFTATAANALLAHMRQGLGLAGQALPDGLGAALTTGAPYTGTGHEGLRPSVEPYGAQRHAPRVDSAYVAERLAENGQGLSQLQPVVAQSLNRGSSPNRAQYQLSSREAEVMELISSGMSNQQIAATCFISEKTVKNHINRIFTKLHSSSRSEAIARWLGTAPSAGPGTGGTGSHG; encoded by the coding sequence ATGCCGGACGACATCTCGCACGCACCGGGCCAGAGCTGGGTAGCACAGAACCACGCCTCCCAGCACAGTTCCCCGCAGGCCGACCCGCCGAGCTCCGAACAGAGCTCCGCCGGGTTCCCCGTCCCCCAGCGCTCCGCGGCACCCGAGGAACTGCCCGCTTTCCCGACTGGACCCGGCGCACCGGTGGCGGCCCCTCTGCGGGTCGTCGTCGCGGACGACAACCCCGTCGTCCGCGCAGGACTCGGAGTCCTGCTGTCCGGCCGGGCCGACATCGAAGTGGTCGCCGAGGCGGCGGACGGCCGGCAGGCCTATGACGAAGCGGTGCGGCACCGGCCCGACGTCGTCCTGCTCGATGTCCGCATGCCCGGTGTGGACGGCATCTCCGCTTTGCCGCACCTGGTGCAGGTTGCACCCGTGATGATGCTGACGTACAGCCGTGAGAGCGAGGTCGTGCACGAGGCGCTCCGCCTCGGTGCAGGCGGCTACCTGGTCCACGGCGAGTTCACGGCGGACCAGCTCGTGCAGGCCGTCAGGGACACCAGGGCCGGCCGCGCGCACTTCACAGCCACAGCGGCCAACGCGCTCCTCGCCCATATGCGACAGGGGCTCGGTCTGGCGGGGCAGGCCCTTCCCGACGGTCTGGGTGCGGCGTTGACAACAGGCGCCCCATACACGGGGACGGGCCACGAAGGCCTGCGCCCGTCTGTCGAGCCCTACGGCGCGCAGCGGCACGCGCCTCGCGTCGACTCCGCGTACGTGGCGGAGCGACTCGCGGAGAACGGGCAGGGTCTTTCGCAACTGCAACCTGTTGTGGCACAGTCGTTGAATAGGGGGAGTTCTCCCAACAGAGCGCAGTACCAGCTGAGTTCGAGGGAGGCGGAAGTCATGGAACTGATCTCTTCGGGGATGAGCAACCAGCAGATCGCCGCGACCTGTTTCATCAGCGAAAAGACTGTCAAGAACCACATCAACCGCATCTTCACCAAGCTGCACAGCAGTAGCAGGAGCGAGGCGATCGCCCGCTGGCTCGGCACCGCGCCGAGCGCGGGGCCTGGAACCGGGGGGACGGGCAGCCATGGATGA
- a CDS encoding TadE/TadG family type IV pilus assembly protein, whose translation MSVVRGRRRTDRGQVAIEYMGFIPLLLIVGLFAIQLGVAAYTVSQAGTGARAAARMASFDRPDLPPPAAGRAAMSDWLADDSAFTPSFGGDDVTYTARVRIPSVVPGIDDWGWAERSSTMPRD comes from the coding sequence ATGAGCGTGGTACGAGGCAGGAGGCGCACGGACCGTGGTCAGGTCGCCATCGAGTACATGGGGTTCATCCCGCTGCTGCTCATCGTCGGGCTGTTCGCCATCCAGCTGGGGGTCGCCGCCTACACGGTGAGCCAGGCCGGCACGGGTGCACGGGCCGCCGCCCGCATGGCGAGCTTCGACCGGCCGGACCTTCCACCCCCGGCTGCGGGGCGCGCGGCGATGAGCGACTGGCTGGCCGACGACTCGGCCTTCACCCCCAGCTTCGGCGGCGACGACGTGACGTACACCGCGCGGGTCAGGATCCCTTCGGTCGTCCCCGGCATCGACGACTGGGGCTGGGCGGAGCGGAGCTCGACGATGCCCCGCGACTGA
- a CDS encoding AAA family ATPase gives MTSRILPAVGDADAARSVTTLLSQLPDAEPAAPAGDSTQLIDTLARLAGESIEELPEVVLVHERIGPVPALELIREVSLRFPAVGVVLITADASQGLFAAAMDAGARGLVTLPLSYEELANRVQAAAQWSTGVRRHLGSGGDVFTGPGGTVVTVTGAKGGVGATVTAVQLALAAQASGYTTALVDLDLQTGDIASYLDVQFRRSIVDLAAITDISPRVLSDAVFSHSTGMALLLAPGEGERGEEVSDRSARQIVSALRSRYEIVVIDCGSQMNGANAAAIEMADTAVLVTTPDVVAVRGAKRIVRMWDRLQIRKAEETVTLVNRFNRNTEIQPPLIQRITGTRMAATAIPANFKELQGAVDAGRMHELDAKSGVKQALWSLAGELGLVKASERNEKGGGKYRNDRGALGRARRT, from the coding sequence ATGACCTCGAGGATCCTCCCGGCCGTCGGTGACGCCGACGCGGCCAGGTCCGTGACCACCCTGCTCAGCCAGCTCCCGGACGCGGAGCCGGCCGCTCCGGCCGGTGACTCGACACAGCTCATCGACACGCTCGCCCGCCTCGCCGGAGAGTCCATCGAGGAACTGCCCGAGGTGGTGCTGGTCCACGAGCGGATCGGCCCGGTGCCTGCCCTGGAGCTGATCCGGGAGGTCTCCCTCCGCTTCCCCGCCGTGGGGGTCGTGCTGATCACCGCCGACGCGAGCCAGGGCCTCTTCGCCGCGGCGATGGACGCCGGCGCCCGGGGCCTGGTCACCCTTCCGCTGAGCTACGAGGAACTCGCCAACAGGGTCCAGGCGGCCGCCCAGTGGTCCACCGGTGTGCGGCGCCACCTCGGTTCGGGCGGCGACGTGTTCACCGGGCCGGGCGGCACCGTCGTCACCGTCACCGGGGCCAAGGGGGGAGTCGGGGCCACCGTCACGGCCGTACAACTGGCGCTCGCGGCACAGGCCTCGGGGTACACGACGGCGCTCGTCGACCTGGACCTCCAGACCGGTGACATCGCCTCGTACCTCGACGTGCAGTTCCGGCGCTCCATCGTCGACCTCGCGGCGATCACCGACATATCACCGCGTGTCCTGTCCGACGCCGTCTTCTCGCACTCCACAGGCATGGCCCTGCTGCTGGCGCCCGGCGAGGGCGAACGCGGCGAGGAGGTCAGCGACCGCTCCGCCCGCCAGATCGTCAGCGCCCTGCGATCCCGCTACGAGATCGTCGTCATCGACTGCGGGAGCCAGATGAACGGGGCGAACGCGGCGGCGATCGAGATGGCCGACACCGCCGTCCTGGTCACGACGCCGGACGTCGTCGCCGTGCGGGGTGCCAAGCGCATCGTACGGATGTGGGACCGGCTCCAGATCCGCAAGGCCGAGGAGACCGTCACCCTCGTCAACCGCTTCAACCGCAACACCGAGATCCAGCCGCCACTGATCCAGCGCATCACCGGGACCCGGATGGCGGCCACGGCGATCCCGGCGAACTTCAAGGAGCTCCAGGGAGCGGTGGACGCGGGACGGATGCACGAACTCGACGCCAAGAGCGGGGTCAAGCAGGCACTCTGGAGCCTCGCCGGCGAGCTCGGACTCGTGAAGGCATCCGAGAGGAATGAGAAGGGCGGCGGGAAGTACCGCAACGACCGGGGCGCCCTCGGGCGCGCACGCCGCACGTGA
- a CDS encoding sensor histidine kinase produces the protein MASQVRLFTARLRAEVGTAAQVAARPRPALAIQVNALQAMCRQVFGFRLAMIAMATPFALAGTASGFATWLVGSAIVVTFMGSYVLFRDWERFGPLLLRHPWVIAVDALFGSLLLITATPESTLAYVTVCTPLLAGLTSGWRGAAIFAAFQSVIIFGVYGTSDDLEAGGAASLLLPGFCMVAGAAGVTLRNLLLRFGSASQALTETRARLAVSEAVEGERTRLAREMHDSVAKTLHGLALAADGLAHSADRMDPLTVKHQADLVARSARRAAAESRELLSDLRRESGLDGGVDVIAELAARVDDFSGRHALSAVFRLLNDTPVPPIPQVVARQLLTIASEAMENAHRHAHPTYVVVLAGIKRDVLRVTVYDDGDGLPSGTTLDSLKRAGHFGLVGMVERAASIGARIRIGKGKAAQGTEVRLELPMAALAPAPDPVPGYTARPDGTFVPQLK, from the coding sequence ATGGCGAGCCAGGTCAGGCTGTTCACCGCACGGCTGAGGGCGGAAGTGGGCACGGCGGCCCAGGTCGCCGCGCGCCCCCGACCCGCGCTCGCGATCCAGGTCAACGCGCTCCAGGCGATGTGCCGCCAGGTCTTCGGATTCCGGCTCGCCATGATCGCCATGGCGACTCCGTTCGCCCTGGCCGGAACCGCTTCGGGGTTCGCGACCTGGCTGGTCGGCTCAGCGATCGTCGTCACGTTCATGGGCTCGTACGTCCTCTTCCGGGACTGGGAGCGCTTCGGGCCCCTGCTCCTGCGTCACCCCTGGGTCATCGCGGTCGACGCGCTGTTCGGATCCCTGCTGTTGATCACTGCCACACCCGAGTCCACGCTCGCCTACGTCACCGTGTGTACCCCCCTGCTGGCCGGACTGACATCTGGCTGGCGGGGGGCCGCGATCTTCGCGGCCTTCCAGTCGGTGATCATCTTCGGCGTCTACGGCACGAGCGACGATCTGGAGGCCGGCGGTGCGGCGTCCCTCCTGCTACCGGGCTTCTGCATGGTCGCGGGAGCAGCCGGGGTCACGCTCCGGAACCTGCTCCTGCGCTTCGGGTCCGCGAGCCAGGCACTCACCGAGACCAGGGCCCGGCTGGCGGTGAGCGAAGCGGTGGAAGGTGAACGCACCCGCCTGGCCAGGGAGATGCACGACTCCGTGGCCAAAACCCTCCACGGCCTGGCCCTGGCGGCCGACGGCCTCGCACATTCCGCCGACCGCATGGACCCGCTCACCGTCAAGCACCAGGCGGATCTGGTGGCACGGTCCGCCCGCCGGGCAGCCGCGGAGTCCCGGGAACTCCTCTCCGACCTCCGCCGCGAATCCGGCCTGGACGGCGGTGTGGACGTCATCGCGGAGCTCGCAGCCCGTGTGGACGACTTCAGCGGCAGGCACGCCCTGTCCGCCGTCTTCCGTCTGCTCAACGACACACCCGTGCCACCGATCCCTCAGGTGGTGGCACGGCAACTGCTCACCATCGCCTCGGAGGCGATGGAGAACGCCCATCGCCATGCCCACCCCACCTACGTCGTCGTCCTCGCCGGAATCAAGAGAGACGTCCTGCGCGTCACCGTGTACGACGACGGAGACGGCCTGCCCTCCGGGACCACCCTCGACAGTCTGAAGCGCGCCGGCCACTTCGGCCTCGTGGGCATGGTCGAACGCGCGGCGTCGATTGGCGCGCGTATCCGTATCGGCAAAGGCAAGGCCGCCCAGGGCACCGAGGTGCGGCTGGAACTGCCCATGGCCGCTCTCGCGCCCGCTCCGGATCCCGTACCCGGGTACACGGCCCGGCCCGACGGAACCTTCGTGCCGCAGCTGAAGTGA
- a CDS encoding DUF5936 domain-containing protein, with amino-acid sequence MDLILAAVVGLAVYGAIHGIRMYRAEAKLPGDLAVALEVGASRTTVVGSGVDRLGMRWAPVVLRMMGPKAVSKKRRQIDLAGNPGGLTIDRYAARRAVYGVLGLVAALLMLARGQILIALFMAAFGLFWVEAGIWSAVRVRRDHIDRTLPDFLDVLAVVVSAGLGFRQALGRVAERYEGPWADELRITLRQMDMGVSRREAFEQLRKRNDSEQVAMFVTTLQQGEELGAPIVETLIQIANDMRRTDAQNARRKASKAVPKATFAVTSFLLPGTLILLVVGFVYGANVDFSFLGGG; translated from the coding sequence ATGGACCTGATTCTTGCCGCTGTCGTGGGTCTGGCCGTCTACGGGGCGATCCACGGCATACGCATGTACCGCGCGGAGGCGAAGCTGCCGGGTGACCTCGCGGTGGCCCTCGAGGTCGGTGCCAGCCGGACGACTGTGGTCGGCTCGGGAGTCGACCGCCTGGGCATGCGCTGGGCCCCGGTGGTTCTCCGGATGATGGGGCCCAAGGCCGTCAGCAAGAAGCGCCGGCAGATCGACCTGGCGGGCAACCCGGGCGGGCTCACCATCGACCGTTACGCGGCGCGTCGAGCGGTGTACGGGGTGCTGGGGCTGGTCGCGGCGCTCCTGATGCTGGCGCGCGGACAGATCCTCATCGCGCTGTTCATGGCGGCCTTCGGTCTGTTCTGGGTCGAGGCGGGCATCTGGTCCGCGGTCCGGGTACGCCGGGACCACATCGACCGGACGCTGCCCGACTTCCTCGACGTGCTGGCGGTCGTGGTCTCGGCGGGTCTCGGATTCCGTCAGGCCCTGGGACGGGTGGCCGAACGGTACGAAGGCCCCTGGGCCGACGAGCTCCGCATCACCTTGCGGCAGATGGACATGGGTGTCAGCCGGCGGGAGGCGTTCGAGCAGCTTCGTAAACGCAACGACTCGGAGCAGGTCGCGATGTTCGTGACCACTCTCCAGCAGGGTGAGGAACTCGGCGCACCCATCGTCGAGACGCTCATCCAGATCGCCAACGACATGCGTCGGACCGATGCCCAGAACGCCCGCCGCAAGGCCTCCAAGGCGGTACCCAAGGCGACCTTCGCGGTGACCTCGTTCCTGCTGCCGGGGACGCTGATCCTTCTGGTCGTCGGCTTCGTCTACGGCGCCAACGTCGACTTCAGCTTCTTGGGCGGTGGCTGA
- a CDS encoding CpaF family protein codes for MSLRARITAPEERGGGREDGHMVATYRAKLLEEIDLAEMSSLAAADRRARLERVLGHIISREGPVLSTVERSQLIRRVVDEALGLGILEPLLEDASITEIMVNGPDQIFVERSGKVEQLPMRFGSHEQLMQTIERIVSTVNRRVDESNPMVDARLPSGERVNVIIPPLSLTGATLTIRRFPRSFTLPEMISFGSLDEQMLILLSGLVQAKLNIIVSGATGTGKTTLLNALSGLIPNHERIVTIEDSAELQLQQNHVIRLESRPANVEGKGQITIRDLVRNSLRMRPDRIVVGEVRGGESLDMLQAMSTGHDGSLATVHANSAEDALMRLQTLASMSEIKIPFEALHDQINSAVDVIVQLTRHADGARKITEIAILDSHGRDNYRIVSVARFNAQPMSADGRIHGQFQYLPLPRRTAERLYMASQPIPQAFGVASSEEQLATREAK; via the coding sequence ATGAGCCTGCGGGCACGCATCACCGCCCCCGAGGAGCGCGGCGGGGGACGGGAGGACGGCCACATGGTCGCCACCTACCGCGCCAAGCTGCTCGAGGAGATCGACCTCGCGGAGATGTCCTCGCTGGCGGCCGCGGACCGCCGGGCCCGGCTGGAGCGCGTCCTCGGACACATCATCAGCCGCGAGGGCCCGGTCCTCTCGACCGTCGAACGCTCCCAGCTCATCCGGAGGGTGGTCGACGAGGCACTCGGCCTCGGCATCCTGGAGCCCCTGCTCGAAGACGCCTCCATCACCGAGATCATGGTGAACGGCCCTGACCAGATCTTCGTCGAGCGCAGCGGGAAGGTCGAACAGCTCCCCATGCGCTTCGGCTCGCACGAGCAGCTGATGCAGACCATCGAGCGCATCGTGTCGACCGTCAACCGCAGGGTCGACGAATCGAACCCCATGGTGGACGCCCGCCTGCCCAGCGGCGAGCGCGTCAACGTCATCATCCCGCCGCTGTCGCTGACCGGCGCGACCCTCACCATCCGGCGCTTCCCGCGCTCCTTCACCCTGCCTGAGATGATCTCCTTCGGATCCCTCGACGAGCAGATGCTCATCCTGCTGTCGGGGCTCGTGCAGGCCAAGCTCAACATCATCGTCTCGGGAGCCACCGGTACCGGTAAGACGACCCTGCTCAACGCGCTCTCCGGCCTGATCCCCAACCACGAGCGCATCGTCACCATCGAGGACTCCGCCGAACTCCAGCTCCAGCAGAACCACGTGATCCGCCTGGAGTCGCGCCCCGCCAACGTCGAGGGCAAGGGGCAGATCACCATCCGCGACCTCGTCCGCAACTCCCTGCGTATGCGTCCCGACCGGATCGTCGTGGGTGAGGTCCGAGGCGGGGAGTCGCTCGACATGCTCCAGGCGATGTCGACCGGTCACGACGGCTCATTGGCGACCGTCCACGCCAACAGCGCCGAGGACGCCCTCATGCGTTTGCAGACCCTGGCCTCGATGTCCGAGATCAAGATTCCCTTCGAGGCGCTGCACGACCAGATCAACAGCGCCGTCGATGTGATCGTCCAGCTCACCAGGCACGCCGACGGCGCCAGGAAGATCACGGAGATCGCGATCCTCGACTCCCACGGCCGCGACAACTACCGCATCGTCTCCGTCGCCCGTTTCAACGCGCAGCCGATGTCCGCCGACGGCCGGATCCACGGCCAGTTCCAGTACCTCCCGCTCCCCCGCAGGACGGCCGAGCGCCTCTACATGGCCAGCCAGCCCATTCCGCAGGCCTTCGGGGTCGCCTCGTCCGAAGAACAACTCGCCACCCGAGAGGCCAAGTAG
- a CDS encoding type II secretion system F family protein: protein MNNLPLITVGVTLLCGVLGVMGLYTYAAGRADREALVDRLSHTGQITDGSRPRRFRGIDRRLRATRLGRRIELKLAATGLGITPGEFFVYALVVVAAVWVIASSLLASFFGPVAALIGLWGANTFLNWQRAKRTERFINQLPELSRILANATQAGLALRTAISMAAEEMDDPAGEELARVARRLAVGEPLDDALSELTDRLPSRELVVLVTTLVLSNRAGGTVVSSLRNLTQTLEERKETRREVKTQLSQVTVTAYAVPIFGLGAMLLMNSVMPGALDRMTGALIGQVAVVVSLILYTIGFVVIRRLSRIDV, encoded by the coding sequence ATGAACAATCTCCCTCTGATCACGGTCGGCGTGACGCTGCTGTGTGGCGTGCTCGGCGTCATGGGCCTGTACACCTACGCCGCCGGACGCGCGGACCGCGAGGCGCTGGTCGACCGCCTCTCGCACACCGGACAGATCACGGACGGCAGCCGACCGCGGCGGTTCCGGGGAATCGACCGACGGCTGCGCGCGACACGGCTGGGCCGCAGGATCGAGCTGAAACTGGCGGCGACGGGCCTCGGGATCACACCGGGTGAGTTCTTCGTCTACGCGCTCGTGGTGGTCGCGGCCGTGTGGGTGATCGCGTCCTCGCTCCTGGCCTCCTTCTTCGGGCCGGTCGCCGCACTCATCGGCCTGTGGGGCGCGAACACCTTCCTCAACTGGCAGCGGGCCAAGCGGACCGAGCGCTTCATCAATCAGCTCCCCGAGCTCTCCCGCATCCTCGCCAACGCCACCCAGGCGGGACTCGCCCTGCGCACCGCCATCTCCATGGCCGCAGAGGAGATGGACGACCCGGCGGGTGAGGAACTGGCCCGCGTCGCGCGCCGTCTGGCCGTGGGGGAACCGCTCGACGACGCACTCAGCGAGCTGACCGACCGGCTGCCCTCCAGGGAGCTCGTCGTCCTGGTCACGACACTGGTCCTCTCCAACCGGGCCGGCGGCACGGTCGTCAGTTCGTTGCGCAACCTCACCCAGACGTTGGAGGAGCGGAAGGAGACCCGGCGCGAGGTGAAGACCCAGCTGTCCCAGGTGACGGTCACGGCCTATGCGGTACCGATCTTCGGACTGGGGGCGATGCTCCTGATGAACTCGGTCATGCCGGGTGCGCTCGACCGTATGACCGGGGCCCTGATCGGCCAGGTGGCCGTGGTCGTCTCGCTCATCCTGTACACGATCGGGTTCGTCGTGATCCGGCGCCTGTCGCGCATCGACGTCTGA
- a CDS encoding pilus assembly protein TadG-related protein, with the protein MAGGFRGDRGQAFPIYVVMVVGLLFVAFAFFAVGQAAATRNGAQGAADAAALAAAQDARDGMGPEFLAALRTPEGLDQFLREHRFYDECGSAGRLAAANKSDVRGGCSWDYGYLQDAVTVNVETRNTVGGSVIPGTEDDHATADATAVIEFRCSPKPDDIVGALVTLSCDGRGGFGIDLAKPDRWSVLVKTLFAVHLIDR; encoded by the coding sequence ATGGCCGGAGGATTTCGCGGAGACCGAGGGCAGGCCTTCCCCATCTATGTCGTGATGGTGGTGGGCCTGCTCTTCGTCGCGTTCGCCTTCTTCGCGGTCGGTCAGGCAGCCGCCACGCGCAACGGAGCGCAGGGTGCCGCAGACGCTGCGGCTCTCGCGGCCGCCCAGGACGCCCGGGACGGGATGGGTCCGGAGTTCCTCGCGGCGTTGCGTACGCCTGAGGGCCTGGACCAGTTCCTTCGGGAGCACCGGTTCTACGACGAGTGCGGGTCGGCGGGCCGTCTCGCCGCTGCGAACAAATCGGATGTTCGTGGTGGGTGCTCGTGGGACTACGGCTATCTGCAGGACGCTGTCACGGTGAATGTGGAGACCCGCAACACTGTCGGCGGATCGGTGATTCCCGGCACGGAGGACGATCACGCCACCGCCGATGCCACCGCGGTGATCGAGTTCCGTTGCAGCCCCAAGCCCGATGACATCGTCGGCGCCCTGGTCACCCTGAGCTGTGACGGCCGAGGTGGTTTCGGTATCGACCTGGCGAAACCCGACCGATGGTCCGTTCTGGTCAAGACGCTTTTTGCCGTGCACCTGATCGACCGTTGA